A segment of the Methylomonas paludis genome:
GACCTTGGACACTGCCCGGTTGGCCTTCCATACCATGCGGGTCGTGGATGGCCCGACCCAGCATCTGAAAGCCGCCACAGATTCCCAGCAGTTTGCCGCCGTAGCGCAAATGGCGCTGGATAAAATCCGGCCAACCCTGTTCCCGCAACCGGGCCAGATCGCGATGCACGGTTTTGCTGCCGGGCAGGATCAGCAAATCTGCACCGCTGATTTGCGCCGGGCTATCGGCAAAAATGACATTTACTTCGGGATGCAATAATAGCGGATCAAAATCGGTATGATTGCTGAAGCTGGGCAGGTGCGGCACGACTACCTGAAAGACTGGGTCATCATGCTGTTTGGCGTGACGGGTGCTGAGAGCATCTTCCGCTTCCAGATACAATTCGCGTAAATACGGCAGCACTGCCAATACCGGTTTGCCGGTTCTGACTTCCAGCCAGTCCAGGCCGGGTTGTAGCAGGCTGATATCGCCGCGAAAGCGGTTGATGACAAAACCAACGATTCTTTGCTGTTCTGATGCTGACAGCAAGTCCAGGGTACCGACGATGTGGGCAAACACTCCACCTCTATCTATGTCGGCGATCAGGATCACCGGGCAATCCACGGCTTCGGCAAAACCCATATTGGCAATATCGCCCTGACGCAAATTGATTTCTGCCGGACTGCCCGCGCCTTCGACAATTACGGTTTCATAGGCTGCAGTCAGCCGTTGCCAAGAAGTCAGTACGGCGGTTTTGGCAACGTTTTTATAATCGTGGTATTGCTGGGCTGACTGGTTTTCCAGGACTTTGCCGTGGATAATCACTTGAGCCATTTGGTCGCTGCTGGGTTTCAGCAACACTGGATTCATGTCACTATGCGGCGGCAGACCGCAGGCGGCAGCTTGTACTGCCTGTGCGCGGCCTATTTCGCCACCGTCGCTGCTGACGGCACTGTTCAGCGCCATGTTCTGGGGTTTAAACGGTGCGACCCGCACTCCCCGGCGCTGATAATACCGGCATAAGGCCG
Coding sequences within it:
- a CDS encoding cobyric acid synthase, with the translated sequence MVQGTTSDAGKSTLVTALCRYYQRRGVRVAPFKPQNMALNSAVSSDGGEIGRAQAVQAAACGLPPHSDMNPVLLKPSSDQMAQVIIHGKVLENQSAQQYHDYKNVAKTAVLTSWQRLTAAYETVIVEGAGSPAEINLRQGDIANMGFAEAVDCPVILIADIDRGGVFAHIVGTLDLLSASEQQRIVGFVINRFRGDISLLQPGLDWLEVRTGKPVLAVLPYLRELYLEAEDALSTRHAKQHDDPVFQVVVPHLPSFSNHTDFDPLLLHPEVNVIFADSPAQISGADLLILPGSKTVHRDLARLREQGWPDFIQRHLRYGGKLLGICGGFQMLGRAIHDPHGMEGQPGSVQGLGLLDMETTLQTGKSLRQITGRFYRQHIPVAGYEIHMGLSTGQALQQPMFILGTETDGAISTDNQIAGTYLHGLFDLPQACNALLDWAGYQSRQAVDLNAQREVGFNQLADMLEQHFDFALLDKVVAEFLSLCKQ